From Carettochelys insculpta isolate YL-2023 chromosome 8, ASM3395843v1, whole genome shotgun sequence, a single genomic window includes:
- the NMI gene encoding N-myc-interactor isoform X1 codes for MDLTDQPCSLKEDFGDPSGLAELPRSSKSDSSMKGTDHSGTHTDATDNLKEELEKLKERLVKAEKQKDELLLSKLSADRERDEAQDELGKLMDLEVEQYKENLVIKENQERHLNTVKQQNIELQREIQKLQDDLAAKGSEVSQDFWIKRDIPKKKMKFTGMENAGNEETFLNTCCLYHIAAKIPFSLQQRQALLTFEEEDVAQKLIRRGKHTVSLDNGKIDLTAMPVTLETGVKFELHVTISGEEINVSDIPDIQIPDEWIRDKLELNFYKSKQGGGEVKNVSYDRRSHTATITFLRPGVADNFMRCTTHPFCINEKRFMLSVSPSIEKHLEKFQIFSGISKRTLLLSGTHEVEEDEESMQDMIEIHFQKPSNDGGEIESIKYVATGTKLAYFEEDTETVA; via the exons GACCCATCTGGACTGGCGGAGTTGCCAAGGAGCAGCAAAAGTGACTCA AGTATGAAAGGTACAGACCATTCTGGCACACACACAGATGCCACTGACAACCTTaaagaagagctagaaaaattAAAG GAAAGACTTGTAaaagctgaaaaacaaaaagatgaGCTCCTGCTTTCAAAACTAAGtgctgacagagagagagatgaggcACAAGATGAGCTGGGAAAGCTGATGGATTTAGAAGTGGAGCAATATAAGGAAAACCTTGTAATAAAGGAAAATCAAGAG AGACATCTAAACACAGTAAAGCAGCAAAATATTGAACTGCAGAGAGAGATTCAGAAGCTCCAAGATGACCTTGCAGCAAAGGGCTCAGAGGTTTCACAGGATTTTTGG ATTAAGAGAGATATacctaaaaagaaaatgaagtttaCCGGGATGGAGAATGCTGGGAATGAAGAGACATTTTTGAATACTTGCTGCCTTTATCACATAGCTGCAAAAATTCCTTTCAGTTTGCAGCAAAGACAAGCTCTTCTTACTTTTGAAGAGGAGGATG TTGCCCAGAAACTGATAAGAAGAGGTAAACATACTGTGAGCCTGGACAATGGAAAGATAGATTTGACAGCAATGCCAGTTACACTAGAAACAGGAGTCAAATTTGAG CTCCACGTAACAATTTCTGGAGAGGAGATCAATGTTTCTGACATACCAGATATACAAATACCTGATGAGTGGATAAGAGACAAATTAGAACTGAATTTCTACAAATCCAAACAAGGTGGAGGAGAAGTAAAAAATGTGAGCTATGACAGAAGGTCTCATACAGCCACTATCACGTTTCTCAGACCTGGAG TTGCTGACAATTTTATGAGATGTACAACTCATCCTTTCTGCATCAACGAAAAGCGCTTTATGCTGTCTGTTTCCCCAAGTATAGAAAAGCACTTGGAAAAGTTTCAG ATATTTTCTGGTATTTCCAAGAGGACCTTACTACTGTCAGGAACTCATGAggttgaagaagatgaggagagcATGCAGGATATGATTGAAATTCACTTTCAGAAGCCTAGCAACGATGGTGGGGAAATTGAGAGCATCAAATATGTAGCAACAGGAACCAAACTAGCCTATTTTGAAGAAGATACAGAGACCGTGGCATGA
- the NMI gene encoding N-myc-interactor isoform X2, with protein MKGTDHSGTHTDATDNLKEELEKLKERLVKAEKQKDELLLSKLSADRERDEAQDELGKLMDLEVEQYKENLVIKENQERHLNTVKQQNIELQREIQKLQDDLAAKGSEVSQDFWIKRDIPKKKMKFTGMENAGNEETFLNTCCLYHIAAKIPFSLQQRQALLTFEEEDVAQKLIRRGKHTVSLDNGKIDLTAMPVTLETGVKFELHVTISGEEINVSDIPDIQIPDEWIRDKLELNFYKSKQGGGEVKNVSYDRRSHTATITFLRPGVADNFMRCTTHPFCINEKRFMLSVSPSIEKHLEKFQIFSGISKRTLLLSGTHEVEEDEESMQDMIEIHFQKPSNDGGEIESIKYVATGTKLAYFEEDTETVA; from the exons ATGAAAGGTACAGACCATTCTGGCACACACACAGATGCCACTGACAACCTTaaagaagagctagaaaaattAAAG GAAAGACTTGTAaaagctgaaaaacaaaaagatgaGCTCCTGCTTTCAAAACTAAGtgctgacagagagagagatgaggcACAAGATGAGCTGGGAAAGCTGATGGATTTAGAAGTGGAGCAATATAAGGAAAACCTTGTAATAAAGGAAAATCAAGAG AGACATCTAAACACAGTAAAGCAGCAAAATATTGAACTGCAGAGAGAGATTCAGAAGCTCCAAGATGACCTTGCAGCAAAGGGCTCAGAGGTTTCACAGGATTTTTGG ATTAAGAGAGATATacctaaaaagaaaatgaagtttaCCGGGATGGAGAATGCTGGGAATGAAGAGACATTTTTGAATACTTGCTGCCTTTATCACATAGCTGCAAAAATTCCTTTCAGTTTGCAGCAAAGACAAGCTCTTCTTACTTTTGAAGAGGAGGATG TTGCCCAGAAACTGATAAGAAGAGGTAAACATACTGTGAGCCTGGACAATGGAAAGATAGATTTGACAGCAATGCCAGTTACACTAGAAACAGGAGTCAAATTTGAG CTCCACGTAACAATTTCTGGAGAGGAGATCAATGTTTCTGACATACCAGATATACAAATACCTGATGAGTGGATAAGAGACAAATTAGAACTGAATTTCTACAAATCCAAACAAGGTGGAGGAGAAGTAAAAAATGTGAGCTATGACAGAAGGTCTCATACAGCCACTATCACGTTTCTCAGACCTGGAG TTGCTGACAATTTTATGAGATGTACAACTCATCCTTTCTGCATCAACGAAAAGCGCTTTATGCTGTCTGTTTCCCCAAGTATAGAAAAGCACTTGGAAAAGTTTCAG ATATTTTCTGGTATTTCCAAGAGGACCTTACTACTGTCAGGAACTCATGAggttgaagaagatgaggagagcATGCAGGATATGATTGAAATTCACTTTCAGAAGCCTAGCAACGATGGTGGGGAAATTGAGAGCATCAAATATGTAGCAACAGGAACCAAACTAGCCTATTTTGAAGAAGATACAGAGACCGTGGCATGA